In a genomic window of Desulfosporosinus sp. Sb-LF:
- a CDS encoding polyprenyl synthetase family protein: MKQLWLFNQINSDLQRVEKELTKFVETDYPILNESAVHLLAAGGKRLRPAFTLLAGKFYGYNLEKLMPVAMALELIHMSSLVHDDVVDASMTRRGRPTVKANWGNIVSIETGDYLFAKSFVLISKIDHPEVARILAEISVEMCQGEIQQIKSSFDVEQNLKQYYYRIKRKTALLISACCKLGSLVSGAPRRQVWALGAYGHSLGMAFQIVDDVLDITAKPSEFGKPIGGDLRQGIMTLPMILALQSSPEPYRLRALLGKLDKTDEDVAITIGLIKSTGAIDKSMQLVDLYVLKAKKHLQDLPKVPTRKALEELAEFIRVRKF; this comes from the coding sequence TTGAAACAACTCTGGCTCTTCAATCAGATAAATTCAGATCTACAACGGGTTGAAAAAGAACTGACAAAATTCGTAGAGACGGATTACCCGATTCTCAATGAATCGGCCGTCCATTTATTGGCTGCTGGAGGCAAACGGCTGCGCCCAGCTTTTACACTCTTAGCCGGTAAATTCTACGGCTATAACTTAGAAAAGCTAATGCCTGTGGCAATGGCTTTAGAGCTCATACATATGTCTTCACTTGTCCATGATGATGTTGTGGACGCGTCGATGACTCGAAGAGGACGGCCAACGGTTAAAGCTAATTGGGGAAATATAGTTTCTATTGAAACGGGTGACTACCTGTTTGCGAAATCATTTGTTCTAATATCAAAGATTGACCATCCGGAAGTTGCACGAATCTTAGCAGAAATCAGCGTTGAAATGTGCCAAGGCGAGATTCAACAGATCAAATCTTCTTTTGATGTAGAACAAAACTTAAAACAGTACTATTATCGTATTAAACGAAAAACTGCGTTGCTAATCTCTGCCTGTTGTAAGTTAGGATCCTTAGTTTCAGGCGCTCCTCGGCGACAAGTATGGGCATTGGGTGCTTATGGACATTCACTGGGTATGGCCTTTCAGATTGTCGATGATGTATTGGATATTACGGCCAAGCCCTCTGAGTTTGGGAAACCCATCGGGGGAGATTTGCGCCAGGGAATTATGACATTACCTATGATCCTTGCTCTCCAATCGTCACCAGAGCCTTATCGCTTGCGGGCCTTACTTGGGAAATTGGACAAAACAGATGAGGATGTAGCGATAACCATTGGGCTTATCAAGTCCACCGGAGCCATCGATAAGTCGATGCAGCTTGTCGATTTATATGTTCTAAAGGCTAAAAAGCATCTCCAAGATCTTCCTAAGGTCCCAACACGAAAGGCCTTGGAAGAGCTGGCTGAGTTTATTCGAGTTCGGAAGTTTTAG
- a CDS encoding twin-arginine translocase TatA/TatE family subunit: protein MGFTEILMILALALILFGPEDLPDIARTIGKVVFEIRKATHELTKEFQSSINLPTDVLNKAFEQTTSSRVAKPHSPQTVAINSKADEELLTYEDEIPDDPLAELPSDMVSYEEKGASR, encoded by the coding sequence GTGGGCTTTACTGAGATTCTAATGATATTGGCTCTTGCTCTGATTTTATTTGGGCCGGAGGATCTGCCGGATATCGCTCGGACAATAGGTAAGGTAGTTTTTGAAATTCGTAAAGCGACCCATGAATTAACCAAAGAATTTCAAAGCTCAATAAATCTTCCTACTGATGTTCTGAACAAAGCATTTGAACAAACCACTTCATCACGAGTAGCCAAGCCACACTCGCCGCAAACTGTGGCGATAAATAGTAAGGCTGACGAAGAACTTTTAACGTATGAAGACGAAATCCCAGATGATCCACTAGCGGAACTACCATCAGATATGGTATCTTATGAAGAAAAGGGTGCGAGCAGGTGA